From a single Triplophysa rosa linkage group LG1, Trosa_1v2, whole genome shotgun sequence genomic region:
- the cd99l2 gene encoding CD99 antigen-like protein 2 isoform X2: MGKLSTWTLLAVFSLLVVKGICEDLDLSDALDDKPPTSAPKVEPAGGDVKPTTKRPVQPTVPVKNPVKPKPKQTEETYTDFFDSTIRPGLLPRTTTKPLQTSVHPRKQSGSDDFDLSDALNPDNDIRGKGKDSDKNAGGFSNDDLADIGNDNTYKPDKGKGKGGQGTSGNDLEPADENNYDTMAETGTIAGIISAVGMALVGAVSGYISYQKKKLCFSIQQSLNTDMVKADAPDAVVAQEPQVQQTLLQPPNAEPPTEENAV; the protein is encoded by the exons ATGGGGAAGCTTTCGACATGGACGCTTCTGGCAGTCTTTTCTCTGCTGGTAGTGAAAG GAATTTGTGAGGATCTGGATTTGTCAGATGCATTGGATGATAAGCCAC CTACTTCAGCTCCTAAAGTGGAACCAGCAGGCGGTGACG TGAAACCCACGACCAAGCGTCCTGTTCAGCCCACAGTCCCAGTAAAGAATCCAGTAAAACCCAAGCCCAAACAAACAG AAGAGACATACACTGATTTCTTTGATTCCACCATTCGGCCGGGTCTGTTGCCCCGAACAACCACTAAACCTCTCCAAACCTCTGTTCACCCCCGGAAACAGTCTG GTTCTGATGACTTCGATCTTAGCGATGCTCTTAATCCCGACAATGACATCAGAGGAAAGGGCAAAGACTCGGACAAAAATG CTGGTGGATTCTCAAACGATGACCTTGCTGATATTGGCAATGACAATACCTATAAACCAGACAAAGGCAAAGGCAAAG GTGGACAAGGAACAAGTGGCAATGATTTGGAGCCTGCTGATGAAAATAACTACG ACACCATGGCTGAGACCGGTACCATCGCTGGTATCATAAGTGCCGTTGGCATGGCGCTGGTTGGCGCGGTGAGCGGCTACATCTCCTATCAGAAGAAGAAGCTATGCTTCAGCATACAGC AGAGCCTGAACACGGATATGGTGAAGGCAGACGCTCCAGATGCTGTAGTAGCTCAAGAGCCACAAG ttCAACAGACTCTTCTCCAGCCTCCTAATGCTGAGCCTCCGACAGAGGAAAATGCCGTCTAA
- the cd99l2 gene encoding CD99 antigen-like protein 2 isoform X5: MGKLSTWTLLAVFSLLVVKGICEDLDLSDALDDKPPTSAPKVEPAGGDVKPTTKRPVQPTVPVKNPVKPKPKQTAGGFSNDDLADIGNDNTYKPDKGKGKGGQGTSGNDLEPADENNYDTMAETGTIAGIISAVGMALVGAVSGYISYQKKKLCFSIQQSLNTDMVKADAPDAVVAQEPQVQQTLLQPPNAEPPTEENAV, translated from the exons ATGGGGAAGCTTTCGACATGGACGCTTCTGGCAGTCTTTTCTCTGCTGGTAGTGAAAG GAATTTGTGAGGATCTGGATTTGTCAGATGCATTGGATGATAAGCCAC CTACTTCAGCTCCTAAAGTGGAACCAGCAGGCGGTGACG TGAAACCCACGACCAAGCGTCCTGTTCAGCCCACAGTCCCAGTAAAGAATCCAGTAAAACCCAAGCCCAAACAAACAG CTGGTGGATTCTCAAACGATGACCTTGCTGATATTGGCAATGACAATACCTATAAACCAGACAAAGGCAAAGGCAAAG GTGGACAAGGAACAAGTGGCAATGATTTGGAGCCTGCTGATGAAAATAACTACG ACACCATGGCTGAGACCGGTACCATCGCTGGTATCATAAGTGCCGTTGGCATGGCGCTGGTTGGCGCGGTGAGCGGCTACATCTCCTATCAGAAGAAGAAGCTATGCTTCAGCATACAGC AGAGCCTGAACACGGATATGGTGAAGGCAGACGCTCCAGATGCTGTAGTAGCTCAAGAGCCACAAG ttCAACAGACTCTTCTCCAGCCTCCTAATGCTGAGCCTCCGACAGAGGAAAATGCCGTCTAA
- the cd99l2 gene encoding CD99 antigen-like protein 2 isoform X4 has product MGKLSTWTLLAVFSLLVVKGICEDLDLSDALDDKPPTSAPKVEPAGGDVKPTTKRPVQPTVPVKNPVKPKPKQTGSDDFDLSDALNPDNDIRGKGKDSDKNAGGFSNDDLADIGNDNTYKPDKGKGKGGQGTSGNDLEPADENNYDTMAETGTIAGIISAVGMALVGAVSGYISYQKKKLCFSIQQSLNTDMVKADAPDAVVAQEPQVQQTLLQPPNAEPPTEENAV; this is encoded by the exons ATGGGGAAGCTTTCGACATGGACGCTTCTGGCAGTCTTTTCTCTGCTGGTAGTGAAAG GAATTTGTGAGGATCTGGATTTGTCAGATGCATTGGATGATAAGCCAC CTACTTCAGCTCCTAAAGTGGAACCAGCAGGCGGTGACG TGAAACCCACGACCAAGCGTCCTGTTCAGCCCACAGTCCCAGTAAAGAATCCAGTAAAACCCAAGCCCAAACAAACAG GTTCTGATGACTTCGATCTTAGCGATGCTCTTAATCCCGACAATGACATCAGAGGAAAGGGCAAAGACTCGGACAAAAATG CTGGTGGATTCTCAAACGATGACCTTGCTGATATTGGCAATGACAATACCTATAAACCAGACAAAGGCAAAGGCAAAG GTGGACAAGGAACAAGTGGCAATGATTTGGAGCCTGCTGATGAAAATAACTACG ACACCATGGCTGAGACCGGTACCATCGCTGGTATCATAAGTGCCGTTGGCATGGCGCTGGTTGGCGCGGTGAGCGGCTACATCTCCTATCAGAAGAAGAAGCTATGCTTCAGCATACAGC AGAGCCTGAACACGGATATGGTGAAGGCAGACGCTCCAGATGCTGTAGTAGCTCAAGAGCCACAAG ttCAACAGACTCTTCTCCAGCCTCCTAATGCTGAGCCTCCGACAGAGGAAAATGCCGTCTAA
- the cd99l2 gene encoding CD99 antigen-like protein 2 isoform X3 — protein sequence MGKLSTWTLLAVFSLLVVKGICEDLDLSDALDDKPPTSAPKVEPAGGDVKPTTKRPVQPTVPVKNPVKPKPKQTGSDDFDLSDALNPDNDIRGKGKDSDKNDKGLAGGGREDGQVNSRGGTSAGGFSNDDLADIGNDNTYKPDKGKGKGGQGTSGNDLEPADENNYDTMAETGTIAGIISAVGMALVGAVSGYISYQKKKLCFSIQQSLNTDMVKADAPDAVVAQEPQVQQTLLQPPNAEPPTEENAV from the exons ATGGGGAAGCTTTCGACATGGACGCTTCTGGCAGTCTTTTCTCTGCTGGTAGTGAAAG GAATTTGTGAGGATCTGGATTTGTCAGATGCATTGGATGATAAGCCAC CTACTTCAGCTCCTAAAGTGGAACCAGCAGGCGGTGACG TGAAACCCACGACCAAGCGTCCTGTTCAGCCCACAGTCCCAGTAAAGAATCCAGTAAAACCCAAGCCCAAACAAACAG GTTCTGATGACTTCGATCTTAGCGATGCTCTTAATCCCGACAATGACATCAGAGGAAAGGGCAAAGACTCGGACAAAAATG ATAAAGGCCTTGCAGGAGGTGGCCGTGAGGATGGCCAAGTCAATAGCCGAGGTGGAACTAGTG CTGGTGGATTCTCAAACGATGACCTTGCTGATATTGGCAATGACAATACCTATAAACCAGACAAAGGCAAAGGCAAAG GTGGACAAGGAACAAGTGGCAATGATTTGGAGCCTGCTGATGAAAATAACTACG ACACCATGGCTGAGACCGGTACCATCGCTGGTATCATAAGTGCCGTTGGCATGGCGCTGGTTGGCGCGGTGAGCGGCTACATCTCCTATCAGAAGAAGAAGCTATGCTTCAGCATACAGC AGAGCCTGAACACGGATATGGTGAAGGCAGACGCTCCAGATGCTGTAGTAGCTCAAGAGCCACAAG ttCAACAGACTCTTCTCCAGCCTCCTAATGCTGAGCCTCCGACAGAGGAAAATGCCGTCTAA
- the cd99l2 gene encoding CD99 antigen-like protein 2 isoform X1 produces MGKLSTWTLLAVFSLLVVKGICEDLDLSDALDDKPPTSAPKVEPAGGDVKPTTKRPVQPTVPVKNPVKPKPKQTEETYTDFFDSTIRPGLLPRTTTKPLQTSVHPRKQSGSDDFDLSDALNPDNDIRGKGKDSDKNDKGLAGGGREDGQVNSRGGTSAGGFSNDDLADIGNDNTYKPDKGKGKGGQGTSGNDLEPADENNYDTMAETGTIAGIISAVGMALVGAVSGYISYQKKKLCFSIQQSLNTDMVKADAPDAVVAQEPQVQQTLLQPPNAEPPTEENAV; encoded by the exons ATGGGGAAGCTTTCGACATGGACGCTTCTGGCAGTCTTTTCTCTGCTGGTAGTGAAAG GAATTTGTGAGGATCTGGATTTGTCAGATGCATTGGATGATAAGCCAC CTACTTCAGCTCCTAAAGTGGAACCAGCAGGCGGTGACG TGAAACCCACGACCAAGCGTCCTGTTCAGCCCACAGTCCCAGTAAAGAATCCAGTAAAACCCAAGCCCAAACAAACAG AAGAGACATACACTGATTTCTTTGATTCCACCATTCGGCCGGGTCTGTTGCCCCGAACAACCACTAAACCTCTCCAAACCTCTGTTCACCCCCGGAAACAGTCTG GTTCTGATGACTTCGATCTTAGCGATGCTCTTAATCCCGACAATGACATCAGAGGAAAGGGCAAAGACTCGGACAAAAATG ATAAAGGCCTTGCAGGAGGTGGCCGTGAGGATGGCCAAGTCAATAGCCGAGGTGGAACTAGTG CTGGTGGATTCTCAAACGATGACCTTGCTGATATTGGCAATGACAATACCTATAAACCAGACAAAGGCAAAGGCAAAG GTGGACAAGGAACAAGTGGCAATGATTTGGAGCCTGCTGATGAAAATAACTACG ACACCATGGCTGAGACCGGTACCATCGCTGGTATCATAAGTGCCGTTGGCATGGCGCTGGTTGGCGCGGTGAGCGGCTACATCTCCTATCAGAAGAAGAAGCTATGCTTCAGCATACAGC AGAGCCTGAACACGGATATGGTGAAGGCAGACGCTCCAGATGCTGTAGTAGCTCAAGAGCCACAAG ttCAACAGACTCTTCTCCAGCCTCCTAATGCTGAGCCTCCGACAGAGGAAAATGCCGTCTAA